A genome region from Streptomyces sp. ITFR-16 includes the following:
- a CDS encoding phage/plasmid primase, P4 family yields the protein MSSADSTPRFDATAAAQQMLALDVHTSRPGLPAQQTATADVQDPPAQEQEGRLPALLTDRGNAKLFAMMFGDQFRHVEGLGWYHWDQYRWKRTGGEKAAVWAAGDLAEQMPATDPTGRFTDRELASHRRRSMSTPGIKALLTQAKASPALALDPDVLDGDPYALCTPAGVVDLHTGHLHKPDPEADMHSRATSVAPEATPTPRWHRFLHDTFGDDAKGEETIHFLHLLLGYSVTGDVGAQVLPFLYGTGANGKSVLLDVMTQILGDYAQAAPPGFLMEKGKFSEHSTELTELHGRRIVVCSELKPNDKFDESRVKLLTGGDRIMARRMRQDFFSFNPTHKLWLLGNHRPEVGTGGHAFWRRIRLIPFERVVPAARKIDNLAKELVQSEGPGILQWLIEGAKLYLATRDPLDGPATVRSATAAYATTEDHIGRFLAECCTTATPDRGTDRAPGDLRVEQGLLYATYSSWCSAGEGIRPATARAFATRVRQELALASPADMMKSSGKKYYPGLGLLTDEDSRTGHA from the coding sequence ATGAGCAGCGCCGACAGCACCCCACGCTTCGACGCCACTGCCGCAGCACAGCAGATGCTCGCCCTCGACGTGCACACGTCCCGGCCCGGGCTGCCCGCGCAGCAGACCGCCACCGCCGACGTCCAGGACCCGCCGGCACAGGAACAAGAAGGCCGCCTCCCCGCACTGCTCACCGACCGGGGCAACGCCAAGCTGTTCGCGATGATGTTCGGCGACCAGTTCCGCCACGTCGAAGGACTCGGCTGGTACCACTGGGACCAGTACCGCTGGAAGCGCACCGGCGGCGAGAAGGCCGCCGTCTGGGCGGCGGGCGACCTGGCCGAGCAGATGCCCGCCACCGACCCCACCGGCCGGTTCACCGACCGCGAGCTCGCCTCCCACCGCCGCCGCTCCATGTCCACCCCCGGAATCAAGGCCCTCCTCACCCAGGCCAAGGCCTCCCCCGCGCTCGCCCTCGATCCGGACGTCCTGGACGGAGACCCGTACGCCCTCTGCACCCCCGCAGGCGTCGTCGACCTCCACACCGGGCACCTCCACAAGCCCGACCCCGAAGCCGACATGCACTCCCGGGCCACGAGCGTCGCCCCCGAAGCGACCCCCACCCCGCGCTGGCACCGCTTCCTCCACGACACCTTCGGCGACGACGCCAAGGGCGAGGAGACCATCCACTTCCTCCACCTGCTCCTCGGCTACTCCGTCACCGGCGACGTCGGCGCCCAGGTCCTGCCCTTCCTCTACGGCACTGGCGCCAACGGCAAGTCGGTGCTGCTGGACGTCATGACGCAGATCCTCGGCGACTACGCCCAGGCCGCCCCGCCCGGCTTCCTCATGGAGAAGGGCAAGTTCTCCGAGCACTCCACCGAGCTCACCGAACTCCACGGCCGGCGCATCGTCGTCTGCTCCGAACTCAAGCCGAACGACAAGTTCGACGAATCCCGGGTCAAGCTACTGACCGGCGGCGACCGCATCATGGCCCGCCGCATGCGCCAGGACTTCTTCAGCTTCAACCCCACCCACAAGCTCTGGCTGCTCGGCAACCACCGCCCCGAAGTCGGCACCGGCGGCCACGCCTTCTGGAGACGGATCCGCCTCATCCCCTTCGAGCGCGTCGTCCCGGCCGCCCGCAAGATCGACAACCTGGCCAAGGAACTCGTCCAGAGCGAGGGCCCCGGCATCCTCCAGTGGCTCATCGAGGGCGCCAAGCTCTACCTCGCCACCCGCGACCCGCTGGACGGACCGGCCACCGTCCGCAGCGCCACCGCCGCCTACGCCACCACCGAGGACCACATCGGCCGCTTCCTCGCCGAGTGCTGCACCACCGCCACCCCCGACCGGGGCACCGACCGCGCCCCGGGAGACCTCCGGGTCGAACAGGGCCTGCTGTACGCGACGTACAGCAGCTGGTGCAGCGCGGGCGAAGGCATCCGTCCCGCGACGGCCCGCGCCTTCGCCACCCGGGTCCGCCAGGAACTCGCCCTCGCCTCACCCGCCGACATGATGAAGTCCAGCGGCAAGAAGTACTACCCGGGCCTCGGCCTTCTCACCGACGAAGACTCCCGGACCGGCCATGCCTGA
- a CDS encoding DUF6009 family protein, producing the protein MSSLLNESDLHHENAVVWLENPDNLDYVRQALDKTARRRGKPRYERDGRMVGYTELEAHTEADPDSGLHLRRVFFLLPHDRDADPDGPYHEGAPGEAVDPSTIQPKRVGDKTPRSQRGLAAAIDAGN; encoded by the coding sequence ATGAGCTCGCTGCTGAACGAGAGCGACCTCCACCACGAGAACGCCGTGGTCTGGCTGGAGAACCCCGACAACCTCGACTACGTACGCCAGGCCCTCGACAAGACCGCCCGCCGCCGGGGCAAGCCCCGCTACGAGCGGGACGGACGCATGGTCGGCTACACCGAACTCGAGGCGCACACCGAAGCCGACCCCGACAGCGGCCTCCACCTGCGCCGGGTCTTCTTCCTCCTCCCCCACGACCGCGACGCCGACCCGGACGGCCCGTACCACGAGGGAGCCCCGGGCGAAGCGGTCGACCCCAGCACCATCCAGCCCAAGCGCGTGGGCGACAAGACCCCCCGCTCGCAACGCGGCCTGGCCGCAGCGATAGACGCCGGGAACTGA
- a CDS encoding ParA family protein, protein MTSPSPGDREKVVSKLPSVLQQDLKIRAAQHNIDIQHAVEAGIEAWRRLGSNLSPIDTAGAKSFSTFLPDGQWDGFRTDCASRGVSLIQGLAQSVMMWLETNPAPTLVRPEHPKRIITCNQKGGVGKTAIAAGTGEALAEDADALHPVRISKHFAAALSEDEEPSPLDYEDLPGLGLRVLLVDFDPQCHLTKQLGHQPLPIEGDSLTKHMAGEAKGQLSDLVVPIEDPRFGDRLHLLPACTDAFLLDVKLSGVRAREAALERALSAIEADYDAVIIDCPPSLGLSMDAAAYYGRRRQGEAPGNSGVLVVVQAEDSSADAYGLLTSQIEDLRNDMHLELDYLGIVVNHYDARRGYIATSSLSSWMDIKDPRVVGVIGDLKEQKEAVRVKQPLLAYSPRCDQAVGMRALAREIS, encoded by the coding sequence ATGACTTCGCCCTCCCCCGGCGACCGCGAGAAGGTCGTCTCCAAGCTGCCCTCGGTGCTGCAGCAGGACCTGAAGATCCGGGCCGCCCAGCACAACATCGATATCCAGCACGCCGTCGAGGCCGGTATCGAGGCCTGGCGGAGGCTCGGCTCCAACCTCTCCCCCATCGACACCGCCGGCGCCAAGTCCTTCTCCACCTTCCTCCCCGACGGACAGTGGGACGGATTCCGTACGGACTGTGCGTCCCGCGGTGTCTCCCTCATCCAAGGACTCGCCCAGTCCGTGATGATGTGGCTCGAGACGAACCCGGCGCCCACCCTCGTACGTCCCGAGCACCCCAAGCGCATCATCACCTGCAACCAGAAAGGCGGCGTCGGCAAGACCGCCATCGCCGCCGGCACCGGCGAAGCCCTCGCCGAGGACGCCGACGCCCTTCACCCCGTCCGCATCTCCAAGCACTTCGCGGCCGCCCTGTCCGAGGACGAAGAGCCCTCGCCCCTCGACTACGAAGACCTCCCCGGCCTCGGCCTGCGCGTCCTCCTCGTCGACTTCGACCCGCAGTGCCACCTCACCAAGCAGCTCGGCCACCAGCCGCTGCCCATCGAGGGCGACAGCCTCACCAAGCACATGGCAGGCGAGGCCAAGGGCCAACTCTCCGACCTCGTCGTGCCGATCGAGGACCCCCGCTTCGGCGACCGCCTGCACCTCCTGCCCGCCTGCACCGACGCCTTCCTCCTGGACGTCAAGCTGTCCGGGGTCCGCGCCCGCGAAGCAGCCCTGGAACGAGCCCTGTCCGCCATCGAGGCCGACTACGACGCCGTCATCATCGACTGCCCGCCCAGCCTCGGCCTGAGCATGGACGCAGCCGCGTACTACGGCCGCCGCCGCCAGGGCGAAGCCCCCGGGAACTCCGGCGTACTCGTCGTCGTCCAGGCCGAGGACAGCTCCGCCGACGCCTACGGACTCCTCACCTCCCAGATCGAGGACCTCCGCAACGACATGCACCTCGAACTCGACTACCTCGGCATCGTCGTGAACCACTACGACGCCCGCCGCGGCTACATCGCCACCTCCTCCCTCAGCTCCTGGATGGACATAAAGGATCCGAGGGTCGTGGGCGTCATCGGAGACCTCAAGGAGCAGAAGGAGGCGGTACGCGTGAAGCAGCCCCTGCTCGCCTACTCCCCCCGCTGCGACCAGGCCGTCGGCATGCGCGCGCTCGCCCGGGAGATCTCATGA
- a CDS encoding ParB/RepB/Spo0J family partition protein: MTKASRLGTGSSFGQTQSISARRAAINEVSAAPTEGAPPPVKLPVDVISLNPDNPRSDLGDLTDLGLSLRDHGQKTAISIMGRFAYLEGNPGREDDLEPGTKYVVIDGNSRLAASREVGLTEIKVMLDDDLGSNPDEILESALVANIHRQELNHLDEARALEQLLRIHGTQEALAARLHRSQGWVSQRLALLTLTPSLKEKLQSGEESAATLRQVGKKKPEEQEAHLQLLKASKASKARKPHAPKQPPAGSPKTEEPGAPAEPADYYGVIMRDAEDLPQQRSDGTNGTPARLPSTDPHTLSDLIIAQLDVPTRRKLTELLVDYKIEESKRMRAAKTPAPETK; the protein is encoded by the coding sequence ATGACCAAGGCATCCCGGCTCGGCACCGGCTCCTCGTTCGGCCAGACCCAGTCCATCAGCGCCCGCCGCGCCGCGATCAACGAGGTGTCCGCGGCCCCCACCGAGGGAGCCCCTCCCCCGGTCAAGCTGCCCGTCGACGTCATCAGCCTCAACCCGGACAATCCGAGGTCCGACCTCGGCGACCTCACCGACCTCGGCCTCAGCCTCCGCGACCACGGCCAGAAGACCGCCATCAGCATCATGGGCCGGTTCGCCTATCTCGAAGGCAACCCCGGCCGCGAGGACGACCTCGAACCCGGCACCAAGTACGTCGTCATCGACGGCAACTCCCGCCTCGCGGCATCGCGCGAAGTCGGCCTCACCGAGATCAAGGTGATGCTCGACGACGACCTCGGCAGCAACCCCGACGAGATACTGGAATCGGCCCTCGTCGCCAACATCCACCGCCAGGAGCTCAACCACCTCGACGAGGCCAGGGCCCTCGAACAGCTGCTGAGGATCCACGGCACCCAAGAGGCCCTGGCCGCCCGCCTCCACCGCTCCCAGGGCTGGGTCTCACAGCGGCTCGCCCTGCTGACCCTGACACCGTCCCTCAAGGAGAAGCTCCAGTCCGGCGAGGAATCCGCGGCCACCCTCCGCCAGGTCGGCAAGAAGAAGCCGGAGGAACAGGAAGCCCACCTCCAGCTCCTGAAGGCCAGCAAGGCCAGCAAGGCCAGGAAGCCCCACGCACCCAAGCAACCGCCGGCCGGCTCACCGAAGACCGAGGAGCCCGGGGCACCCGCCGAACCCGCCGATTATTACGGCGTAATAATGCGGGACGCCGAAGATCTCCCCCAGCAACGCTCGGACGGCACCAACGGCACCCCCGCCCGACTGCCCTCGACGGACCCCCACACCCTCTCCGACCTCATCATCGCCCAGCTCGACGTACCCACCCGCCGAAAGCTGACGGAGCTGCTCGTCGACTACAAGATCGAGGAATCGAAGCGGATGAGGGCAGCGAAGACCCCGGCTCCCGAAACCAAGTGA
- a CDS encoding beta/gamma crystallin domain-containing protein, translated as MALAAAASFTVAVPSGSAYAIDHVECRGGENFLKIWSHSGGQQSVDCYANAGRTNFGGWWVDKISTGNNDLIYYDANGDSVRIARWTEITFPNLPPKVNSIEIL; from the coding sequence ATGGCACTCGCCGCAGCGGCCTCGTTCACCGTCGCCGTACCCAGCGGTTCCGCCTACGCCATCGACCACGTCGAATGCCGAGGCGGCGAGAACTTCCTGAAGATCTGGTCGCACAGCGGCGGCCAGCAGAGCGTCGACTGCTACGCGAACGCCGGCCGGACCAACTTCGGCGGCTGGTGGGTCGACAAGATCTCCACCGGCAACAACGACCTGATCTACTACGACGCCAACGGCGACTCGGTCAGGATCGCCCGCTGGACCGAGATCACCTTCCCGAACCTCCCGCCGAAGGTGAACTCCATCGAGATCCTCTGA
- a CDS encoding VCBS repeat-containing protein: MLLAVPAPASADDAAPAQPAAAPAKPRLDVNGDGHSDLMYRGLDGVLYVRTSANIAYPYTIRSTDTSEMPKDIIAPGDLDGSGSPEILTLSASGTLSLFESAGEESTGKVRWSGTGWQKYNKVISPGDLNGDGRSDLLARTPSGDLYEYTSTGKVDSAPFKAGVKVGYGWGSYDQIVGANDVNGDGIGDVVARTPGGDLYFYAATGDPAKPLKKRVKAGYGFDIYNQLVAAEDINGDGRGDLMARTQNGDVYTYRSNGYGGFRYRVADTFGWSKAAQFVGEGGNPDYGKRELEGRTNAGHLW; this comes from the coding sequence ATGCTGCTGGCGGTCCCGGCTCCGGCCTCGGCCGACGACGCGGCACCGGCCCAGCCGGCGGCCGCGCCCGCGAAGCCGCGCCTGGACGTGAACGGCGACGGTCACAGCGACCTCATGTACCGCGGCCTGGACGGCGTCCTGTACGTCAGGACGAGCGCCAACATCGCCTATCCGTACACGATCCGCAGCACCGACACCTCGGAGATGCCCAAGGACATCATCGCGCCCGGCGACCTCGACGGCAGCGGTAGCCCCGAGATCCTGACACTCTCGGCATCGGGCACACTCTCGCTCTTCGAGAGCGCGGGGGAGGAGAGCACCGGCAAGGTCCGCTGGTCGGGCACCGGCTGGCAGAAGTACAACAAGGTCATCTCGCCGGGCGACTTGAACGGCGACGGCCGCAGTGACCTGCTCGCGCGCACGCCCTCCGGCGACCTGTACGAGTACACCTCCACCGGCAAGGTGGACAGCGCGCCCTTCAAGGCCGGTGTCAAGGTGGGCTACGGCTGGGGCTCGTACGACCAGATCGTCGGCGCCAACGATGTCAACGGCGACGGCATCGGCGACGTCGTCGCCCGTACGCCCGGCGGTGACCTGTACTTCTACGCCGCCACCGGCGACCCCGCGAAGCCGCTCAAGAAGCGCGTCAAAGCCGGCTACGGCTTCGACATCTACAACCAGCTCGTCGCGGCCGAAGACATCAACGGTGACGGCCGGGGCGACCTCATGGCCCGCACACAGAACGGCGACGTCTACACCTATCGCTCCAACGGCTACGGCGGCTTCCGGTATCGCGTCGCCGACACCTTCGGATGGAGCAAGGCGGCGCAGTTCGTCGGCGAGGGCGGCAACCCGGACTATGGCAAGCGCGAGCTCGAAGGCCGCACCAACGCCGGCCACCTCTGGTGA
- a CDS encoding VCBS repeat-containing protein, which translates to MRGLASSFDNDGQADQLWFYQGQLFAGGNFIGLGWQVYDSLTGPGDLSGDGKGDLYLYKGNGLGTKFAAKAKVGYGFNTYNKIVGAGDLSGDGIADVVARAKDGTLYLYKGTGNAATPLKARVKIGTGFNIYNKFAAPGDINGDGKADLVGVDAKGDLYRYTSTGTGKITKRVEIGYNFNIYNDLF; encoded by the coding sequence ATGCGGGGACTCGCCTCCTCCTTCGACAACGACGGCCAAGCCGATCAACTCTGGTTCTACCAGGGCCAGCTGTTCGCCGGCGGCAACTTCATCGGCCTCGGCTGGCAGGTCTACGACAGCCTGACCGGCCCCGGTGACCTGAGTGGTGACGGCAAGGGCGACCTGTACCTCTACAAGGGCAACGGGCTCGGTACGAAGTTCGCGGCCAAGGCCAAGGTCGGCTACGGCTTCAACACGTACAACAAGATCGTCGGCGCCGGTGACCTCAGCGGTGACGGCATCGCCGACGTCGTGGCCCGCGCCAAGGACGGCACGCTCTACCTCTACAAGGGCACGGGCAACGCCGCCACACCGCTCAAGGCGCGCGTGAAGATCGGCACCGGCTTCAACATCTACAACAAGTTCGCCGCACCCGGCGACATCAACGGCGACGGCAAGGCCGACCTCGTCGGCGTCGACGCCAAGGGCGACCTGTACCGCTACACGTCCACGGGCACCGGCAAGATCACCAAGCGCGTCGAGATCGGCTACAACTTCAACATCTACAACGACCTCTTCTGA
- a CDS encoding beta/gamma crystallin domain-containing protein, with translation MKKWRATLVVAASTAALLCGAVPAHATNEVNIFECQVDFGGQYFHLGIRNSNGTGTNRCFANAGDLHIGQGGVENFSSGNNAGYFDYEPGDGWIYRHTFGKHESKTQAYGLVTNLHIN, from the coding sequence ATGAAGAAGTGGCGAGCGACCTTAGTCGTCGCGGCATCGACGGCCGCACTGCTGTGCGGGGCCGTCCCCGCACACGCGACGAACGAGGTCAATATCTTCGAGTGCCAGGTCGACTTCGGCGGGCAGTACTTTCATCTCGGCATCCGTAATTCCAACGGCACCGGCACCAACCGCTGCTTCGCCAACGCGGGAGACCTGCACATCGGGCAGGGCGGTGTCGAGAACTTCAGCAGCGGGAACAACGCGGGCTACTTCGACTACGAACCTGGCGACGGCTGGATCTACCGTCACACGTTCGGCAAGCACGAGTCCAAGACCCAGGCCTACGGCCTGGTGACCAACCTGCACATCAACTGA
- a CDS encoding family 78 glycoside hydrolase catalytic domain, whose protein sequence is MSELISRRRLLQVSGAAPVALALAGPGTAVAGEGPAARHAPTKLLTDLLPQGLGVAARGQPRLNWQVPDLGTQTRQRAYQVQFATTPDGLDRGRLVWDSGKITSAASTAVAYAGPALKPRTAYWWRVRCWGERGRGASAWSRPVLLATAVEDKWTAEPIWVPSGPTLGDGTFSSRVRITSEAAGLWFRALDPSHNYLWQLRASHEAGVLRKHICVDGTYTVLGEVTLPFAVDSGQWLDLSVTMKGNTFTTRIGDTLVDTTVDGRYAKGTVGLRNGRTEAQVYDFVRFTDADGVVRLEDDFSTDKGTFGAGTVIDGHLALTGGESSLAAYGPDNAWALLRHTYRLTPRKEVAAAVLYVAATSPDPARQYVAKVFSNGHVVAHASVRAASGVAYQAFDITATVRAGRTNAIAALCHSTKDRAFLAQLEVTHTDGTRTTVATGKSWKACRQGGLLPDRGSMGTGFYSAPQEYWDMRHEPVGWTGPDFDDRSWTAPVTRPALAGLAPALLEPVRLHDVEPAAVTEVANGRWLVDLGREIAGGLSLETTGRDGAKIEVRLGEELQADGTVRDVLRGGNTYRETWTLRDGPQHIEHWGYRGFRWAELRTDLDLSRATVRGRAWRLDWDDDVVSFDSSNHDLNRVWELCRWSIEATRGDLYQDTPTRERGPYEGDAFVNQLSEYALQRSYALARRSNAYLVRKGTWPTEYRLMCALSAWEDYLATGDDRQLAEDYELLDGKNLTRYLGDDGLVHKEPGQSSAALSDLVDWPETNRDGYVFTEVNTVVNAFQFAAFEALARCADVLGRTGDAALLRRRAERLSEAMRTHLLDRSAGRFTDGAGTAHSAQHATAFPVALGVTDALPDAVRRDLGATLAAGGMRMSVYGAQFLLDALFRLGRADAALSLLTSRGTSSWLHMLDGLHATIVTEAWDPAQKPNMTFSHAWASAPANAIARHVLGVQVTDPGAAGFLIRPRTGSLRDVKGTVPSLRGTVSVAHHRSGDAHSLQVRLPPHTHAAVELEIGKAPAASYEAMTADGLRSVHLTARTDLTGIVLRLDRVEAGTTVIRRRR, encoded by the coding sequence GTGTCCGAACTCATCTCCCGGCGCAGGCTGCTCCAGGTGTCCGGTGCCGCGCCGGTCGCCCTGGCGTTGGCCGGCCCCGGTACGGCCGTCGCGGGCGAAGGCCCCGCAGCGCGGCACGCTCCCACCAAGCTGCTCACTGATCTGCTGCCCCAGGGGCTCGGGGTCGCGGCGCGGGGGCAGCCTCGGCTGAACTGGCAGGTCCCGGATCTCGGGACGCAGACGCGGCAGCGGGCATACCAGGTCCAGTTCGCGACAACGCCGGACGGCCTCGACCGGGGTCGGCTCGTCTGGGACAGCGGCAAGATCACGTCGGCCGCGTCCACGGCGGTGGCGTACGCGGGGCCGGCTCTGAAGCCTCGTACGGCGTACTGGTGGCGCGTGCGGTGCTGGGGAGAGCGGGGACGCGGGGCGTCGGCCTGGTCGCGGCCGGTGCTCCTCGCCACAGCCGTGGAGGACAAGTGGACCGCGGAACCGATCTGGGTGCCGTCCGGGCCGACGCTCGGCGACGGCACGTTCAGCAGCCGCGTGCGGATTACCTCGGAGGCGGCGGGCCTGTGGTTCCGTGCCCTCGACCCGTCGCACAACTACCTGTGGCAGCTCCGGGCCTCCCACGAGGCGGGAGTGCTGCGCAAGCACATCTGCGTCGACGGCACGTACACCGTCCTCGGCGAGGTGACACTGCCGTTCGCCGTCGACTCCGGCCAGTGGCTCGACCTGTCCGTGACGATGAAGGGCAACACCTTCACGACCCGGATCGGAGACACCCTCGTCGACACGACCGTCGACGGGCGCTACGCCAAGGGCACCGTCGGCCTGCGCAACGGCAGGACGGAGGCGCAGGTCTACGACTTCGTGCGCTTCACCGACGCCGACGGCGTCGTGCGTCTGGAGGACGACTTCTCGACGGACAAAGGCACCTTCGGCGCGGGAACCGTCATCGACGGCCATCTCGCGCTCACCGGAGGAGAGTCCTCCCTCGCCGCCTACGGCCCCGACAACGCCTGGGCCCTGCTTCGGCACACCTACCGCCTCACACCCCGCAAAGAGGTCGCGGCCGCCGTGCTCTACGTCGCCGCCACATCTCCCGACCCGGCCCGCCAGTACGTGGCCAAGGTCTTCAGCAACGGCCACGTCGTCGCACACGCCTCGGTGCGCGCCGCGAGCGGTGTGGCCTACCAGGCGTTCGACATCACGGCGACGGTGCGTGCCGGACGCACCAACGCCATCGCGGCGCTCTGCCACAGCACCAAGGACAGGGCGTTCCTGGCCCAGCTGGAAGTGACCCACACCGACGGCACGCGCACGACCGTCGCGACCGGCAAGAGCTGGAAGGCCTGTCGCCAGGGCGGGCTCCTGCCGGACCGGGGGAGCATGGGCACGGGGTTCTACAGCGCGCCGCAGGAGTACTGGGACATGCGGCACGAGCCGGTGGGCTGGACCGGGCCGGACTTCGACGACCGATCCTGGACCGCTCCCGTGACCCGGCCCGCACTCGCCGGCCTCGCCCCGGCACTCCTGGAGCCCGTGCGGCTGCACGATGTGGAACCGGCCGCGGTCACCGAGGTCGCCAACGGGCGGTGGCTGGTCGACCTCGGCCGGGAGATCGCTGGGGGCCTCTCGCTGGAGACGACGGGCCGCGACGGGGCAAAGATCGAGGTGCGTCTCGGCGAGGAGCTCCAGGCCGACGGTACCGTGCGTGACGTCCTGCGCGGCGGCAACACCTACCGCGAGACGTGGACCCTGCGGGACGGACCCCAGCACATCGAGCACTGGGGCTACCGCGGCTTCCGCTGGGCCGAGCTGCGCACCGACCTCGACCTGTCGCGGGCCACGGTGCGCGGACGGGCGTGGAGGCTCGACTGGGACGACGATGTCGTGTCGTTCGACAGCTCGAACCACGACCTCAACCGGGTCTGGGAGCTGTGCCGTTGGTCCATCGAGGCGACGCGCGGCGATCTCTACCAGGACACCCCGACCCGGGAACGCGGCCCCTACGAGGGCGATGCCTTCGTCAACCAGCTCTCCGAATACGCCCTCCAGCGTTCCTACGCGCTCGCCCGCCGCTCGAATGCCTACCTGGTCCGCAAGGGAACCTGGCCCACCGAATACCGGCTCATGTGCGCCCTGTCCGCGTGGGAGGACTACCTGGCGACCGGCGACGACCGGCAACTGGCCGAGGACTACGAGCTGCTCGACGGCAAGAACCTGACCCGGTACCTCGGCGATGACGGACTCGTCCACAAGGAGCCCGGGCAGAGCAGCGCCGCCCTGTCCGACCTCGTGGACTGGCCCGAGACGAACCGTGACGGCTATGTCTTCACCGAGGTCAACACCGTGGTGAACGCCTTCCAGTTCGCAGCGTTCGAGGCCCTCGCCCGCTGCGCCGACGTGCTCGGCCGCACCGGTGACGCGGCACTGCTGCGTCGGCGGGCGGAGCGGCTCTCCGAGGCGATGCGCACTCACCTCCTCGACCGTTCCGCAGGGCGCTTCACCGATGGCGCGGGCACCGCGCACAGCGCGCAGCACGCCACCGCCTTCCCGGTCGCGCTCGGCGTCACCGACGCGCTGCCCGACGCCGTGCGCAGGGACCTCGGCGCGACGCTCGCCGCAGGCGGCATGCGGATGAGCGTCTACGGAGCGCAGTTCCTGCTCGACGCGCTGTTCCGGCTCGGCCGCGCCGACGCCGCGTTGTCGCTCCTGACGTCGCGCGGAACCAGTTCCTGGCTCCACATGCTCGACGGCCTCCACGCGACGATCGTGACGGAGGCGTGGGATCCGGCGCAGAAGCCCAACATGACCTTCTCGCACGCCTGGGCCTCCGCACCGGCCAACGCCATCGCCCGGCATGTCCTCGGAGTGCAGGTCACCGACCCCGGCGCCGCGGGCTTCCTCATCCGGCCCAGAACGGGCAGCCTCAGGGACGTCAAGGGCACGGTGCCGTCCCTGCGCGGAACCGTCTCCGTCGCCCATCACCGCTCCGGCGATGCCCACTCCCTCCAGGTACGCCTGCCACCCCACACCCACGCGGCGGTGGAACTGGAGATCGGCAAGGCCCCCGCCGCGTCCTACGAGGCGATGACCGCCGACGGACTCCGCAGCGTCCACCTGACCGCCCGCACCGACCTGACGGGCATCGTCCTACGGCTCGACCGAGTGGAGGCCGGTACGACCGTGATTCGACGCCGCCGGTAG